In Notamacropus eugenii isolate mMacEug1 chromosome 1, mMacEug1.pri_v2, whole genome shotgun sequence, one genomic interval encodes:
- the SIMC1 gene encoding SUMO-interacting motif-containing protein 1: MTRAGPPCPPQSAPRGPPRRPRPWLPLQPKLGQGYEREGAEATARPRLGRDGRSRSRRRCGAGPLASPRASEADPMTEPIVISDDSDDEPCSPGRSLGAGRACGARRTRPRRGGGSRGAQAACSGQAVVDFIDLTKDTDLVVKTPSGFSIIDLTEVEKEESLFNSAYACENSMNLDLDPIFCSPKKHSHSVAGDNCPIKCKAAQQTDKGSQFLKKEVCDSPTSAQDLIQDTELEDCLSPVSSGEDSVCSSEQNCSTTTFNSDLGSLASLQISSDVFSLSPNSSSDSSTQDTSVPCLPEGSSDSCPNDWQNKSNSVDSTSLIQKDSSPLPQCSSTEWVPWVSALDIQAKAEKPVPVATTSEPVVDLPRKPCLHRLRYFLRPPVHHLFFQALIQDKEVTENKKQKREPIPQRRLRMVFSTIEENVPQETLQFLMDFVSPQHYPPKEIVSHVIKNILLGSGSMAVMKEAYMLLMKIQQLHPASVASVQWDWKLLTYVMEKQEEELPGRIFFLRYAVQTLEDDFQQVLRRQQHHLQQSIACTMLSCDKQPLNIRDIIHWLVEAVTGDGFDQKEGHQQSFPGSPQDKDIHPHQLENPGKSKSQLVILHLQRMLSLAVEVDRTPTCSSNKIAKMMFEFVLTIPERSQREIFFKTMESHLLRCKVLEVLFLHSCEEPTSLPLSLAQTLYFLNHSTSLLKNQSDTCQWQSWDELVEHLQFLLSSYQHVLTEHLRTSVIERKELLIKRIRPHLQEGDDITSLDVEVEFEAFQVRLARELGEPLEPQLQEKVFLLKLLILCATNRNFMPENRLQ, from the exons ATGACTCGAGCGGGGCCTCCTTGTCCTCCTCAGAGCGCGCCCCGGGGCCCCCCTCGCCGGCCGCGGCCCTGGCTCCCGCTGCAGCCGAAATTGGGACAGGGATATGAGCGGGAAGGGGCGGAGGCGACGGCGAGGCCCCGGCTAGGCCGGGATGGCCGCAGCCGCAGCCGGAGGCGCTGCGGAGCGGGGCCCCTCGCTTCCCCTCGCGCCTCAGAAGCCGATCCCATGACGGAACCCATTGTGATTTCGGATGACAGCGATGACGAGCCCTGCAGTCCCGGCCGAAGCCTCGGCGCTGGTCGAGCCTGCGGAGCCCGGCGGACTCGGCCGCGACGCGGAGGCGGGAGCCGAGGGGCCCAAGCCGCGTGCAGTGGCCAAGCTGTGGTG GATTTCATTGACTTAACCAAAGACACTGACCTGGTAGTGAAGACCCCCAGTGGATTCAGCATCATAGATCTGAcagaggtggagaaggaggagagtCTCTTTAACTCTGCTTATGCTTGTGAGAACAGTATGAACCTAGATCTGGACCCCATCTTTTGTTCCCCAAAGAAGCATTCCCATTCTGTGGCAGGTGACAACTGTCCTATCAAATGTAAGGCAGCACAGCAGACTGACAAAGGCTCTCAGTTCCTGAAGAAGGAAGTGTGTGATAGTCCAACTTCTGCTCAGGACCTAATTCAGGACACTGAATTGGAAGATTGCCTCTCTCCAGTATCCAGTGGTGAGGATTCTGTGTGTAGCTCGGAGCAGAACTGTAGTACAACTACCTTCAACAGTGATCTAGGCTCTTTGGCAAGTTTACAGATCTCTTCAGATGTTTTCTCACTCTCACCAAACAGCAGCAGTGACAGCAGTACCCAGGACACATCAGTGCCCTGTTTACCAGAAGGCTCTTCTGACTCATGCCCTAATGACTGGCAGAATAAGAGTAACTCTGTTGATAGCACTAGTCTGATCCAGAAGGACTCCTCTCCCCTTCCACAATGTTCCTCCACAGAGTGGGTTCCCTGGGTTTCTGCCCTGGATATCCAAGCCAAGGCAGAGAAGCCCGTGCCAGTGGCTACCACCTCAGAGCCTGTCGTGGACTTACCCAGGAAACCCTGTCTGCACAGATTAAGATATTTCCTTAGACCTCCAGTGCATCACCTCTTCTTCCAGGCACTAATACAGGACAAAGAAGTCACAGAG aacaagaaacaaaagagagaacccATTCCCCAGCGAAGACTTCGAATGGTGTTCAGCACCATTGAAGAAAACGTCCCACAAGAGACTTTGCAATTCCTCATGGATTTTGTGTCCCCCCAACATTACCCACCCAAGGAGATTGTATCCCATGTCATCAAGAATATCCTACTAGGTTCCGGAAGTATGGCTGTCATGAAAGAGGCCTACATGCTTCTAATGAAAATTCAACA GCTACATCCTGCCAGTGTTGCCTCTGTGCAGTGGGACTGGAAGCTCCTCACTTATGTGATGGAAAAACAG GAGGAAGAGCTGCCTGGCCGAATATTCTTTTTGCGCTATGCAGTGCAGACCCTGGAAGACGATTTTCAGCAGGTCCTGAGGCGTCAGCAGCATCACTTGCAACAGTCCATTGCATGTACTATGCTTTCCTGTGATAAGCAACCCCTTAACATCAG GGATATCATCCACTGGCTGGTCGAAGCTGTGACTGGGGATGGGTTTGATCAGAAGGAAGGCCATCAACAATCCTTCCCAGGAAGCCCACAGGACAAGGACATCCACCCCCACCAACTTGAAAACCCTGGAAAGAGCAAGAGTCAATT GGTAATTTTACATCTCCAGAGAATGCTGTCTCTGGCTGTTGAGGTGGACAGGACCCCAACCTGCAGCTCAAATAAAATTGCAAAGATGATGTTTGAATTCGTTCTTACCATTCCTGAAAGGAGCCAGAG GGAAATCTTCTTTAAAACAATGGAGAGTCATCTCTTGCGCTGCAAAGTACTAGAGGTTCTATTCCTCCATAGCTGTGAAGAGCCTACTTCCCTACCACTTTCTCTCGCCCAGACCCTCTATTTCCTCAATCATTCAACATCACTGCTCAAGAATCAG tctgATACATGccagtggcagagttgggatgaGCTGGTTGAACATCTGCAATTTCTCCTATCTAGTTATCAGCATGTATTAACAG agCACTTGAGGACTTCGGTCATTGAAAGGAAGGAACTGCTTATCAAAAGGATTAGGCCCCATCTGCAGGAAGGCGATGATATCACTTCACTggatgtggaagtggagtttgagGCTTTCCAAGTCCGACTAGCCCGAGAGCTTGGGGAGCCCCTAGAACCCCAGCTCCAGGAGAAGGTATTCTTGCTCAAACTACTTATCCTCTGTGCAACCAATAGGAACTTCATGCCAGAAAATAGGCTCCAGTAG